A stretch of Flavobacterium sp. N2270 DNA encodes these proteins:
- a CDS encoding cytochrome c oxidase subunit II: MTSLLIFLVLAFIGIAVWQLTKIFDLTQVGTSKDNSEVANDHDNKVNGYLMFAFVGFIYLFTIYSLVAWGDLVLGTPASAHGSEVDNLMNISMALIFFVQTITQFLLHYFTHKYSGREGQKALYFADNNKLEAIWTIIPVIVLSGLILYGLYTWNDIMFYDEEEDVMYVEVYAKQFSWEARYAGEDNTLGKANVRYIEGVNTLGVDMEDPAANDDKAVTGELHIPLGKKVVFKFRSQDVLHSAYMPHFRAQMNCVPGMVTQFAFVPTVTTAEMRLDDKIIEKVNKINKIRAAKSLKLVAEGKEALDPYTFDYLLLCNKICGASHYNMQMKVVVDTPEDFKKWLAEKPTVTKVWKDANAPAPVEVKEVTPSQVVDSTVVVAQVIK; encoded by the coding sequence ATGACAAGTTTATTGATATTCTTAGTTTTAGCTTTTATTGGAATTGCTGTTTGGCAATTGACTAAAATTTTTGACCTTACTCAAGTTGGTACTTCAAAAGATAATTCTGAAGTGGCTAATGATCATGATAATAAAGTTAATGGTTATTTAATGTTTGCCTTTGTTGGTTTCATATATCTATTCACTATTTATTCTCTAGTTGCTTGGGGGGATTTAGTATTAGGAACACCTGCCTCTGCTCATGGTTCGGAAGTTGATAATTTAATGAACATCTCGATGGCATTAATTTTCTTCGTTCAAACTATAACTCAGTTTTTACTACATTATTTTACACACAAGTATAGTGGTAGAGAAGGCCAAAAAGCACTATATTTTGCTGACAATAATAAATTGGAAGCAATTTGGACTATTATTCCTGTAATTGTTCTTTCAGGGTTAATTCTTTATGGTTTATATACTTGGAATGATATTATGTTTTATGATGAAGAAGAAGATGTAATGTATGTAGAAGTTTATGCCAAACAATTTTCTTGGGAAGCTAGATATGCAGGTGAAGATAATACTCTAGGTAAAGCTAATGTTAGATATATTGAAGGTGTTAATACTTTAGGTGTTGATATGGAAGATCCTGCTGCAAATGATGACAAAGCTGTAACTGGTGAATTACATATTCCTCTTGGTAAAAAAGTTGTTTTTAAATTTCGTTCTCAAGATGTTCTACATTCTGCATACATGCCTCACTTTAGGGCTCAAATGAATTGTGTTCCAGGTATGGTTACTCAGTTTGCGTTTGTTCCTACAGTTACAACTGCTGAAATGCGTTTAGATGATAAAATAATTGAAAAAGTAAATAAAATAAATAAAATTAGAGCTGCTAAAAGCCTTAAGCTTGTTGCAGAAGGTAAAGAAGCTTTAGATCCTTACACTTTTGATTATTTATTATTGTGTAATAAAATTTGCGGAGCTTCTCACTACAATATGCAAATGAAAGTTGTAGTTGATACTCCAGAGGATTTCAAGAAATGGTTAGCAGAAAAACCAACTGTTACTAAAGTTTGGAAGGATGCAAATGCACCTGCACCTGTAGAAGTTAAAGAAGTTACTCCGTCTCAAGTAGTTGATTCTACTGTTGTAGTAGCACAAGTTATAAAATAA
- a CDS encoding c-type cytochrome yields the protein MKKVGNHNSFSRIFFSLALLLSFSLSVYSQDTAEEAAVPASVGADAAKGKELFNANCAACHKLDAKATGPALRGVADKYDKEWLYKWVKNSSDLIKSGDAQAIKVFEENGKVPMTAFPQLSNADIDNILAYTSEVAPAPAGPVPGVENATVNTDSGISNNVILGALSLVLLMLVVMLFLVRNVLTKIASSNGIEVASKEKSLPLWKAYAKNQFLVLVTAILFLLMSAYFAYGYLMQVGVDQDYEPVQPIHYSHRIHAGDNEIDCKYCHSAARVGKHSNIPSLNVCMNCHKNIGEVAPETLAEGNEFGVDYNAEIQKLYDAVGWDKSTQKYTGKTTPVKWVRIHNLPDFVYFNHSQHVTVAGVECQTCHGPVEEMEIMKQHSPLTMGWCVNCHRETNVKVEDNEYYKKVHEELSKKYGVSSLTAAQMGGLECGKCHY from the coding sequence ATGAAAAAGGTGGGTAACCATAATTCGTTTTCAAGGATTTTCTTCAGTTTAGCTTTATTGCTATCTTTTTCTTTATCTGTGTATTCTCAAGATACTGCTGAAGAAGCGGCAGTTCCTGCTTCAGTAGGTGCGGATGCGGCAAAGGGTAAAGAGTTGTTTAATGCTAATTGTGCAGCTTGTCATAAATTAGATGCAAAAGCAACGGGGCCTGCGCTTCGTGGTGTTGCAGATAAGTATGATAAAGAATGGTTGTATAAATGGGTAAAAAACAGTAGTGACCTTATAAAGTCAGGAGATGCTCAGGCTATAAAAGTTTTTGAAGAAAATGGAAAAGTGCCAATGACGGCATTTCCTCAATTGTCAAATGCTGACATTGATAATATTTTAGCTTACACTTCTGAAGTTGCTCCTGCGCCTGCTGGACCTGTTCCTGGTGTTGAAAATGCTACAGTTAATACAGATTCTGGAATTTCAAACAATGTGATATTAGGAGCGCTTTCGTTAGTGTTGTTGATGTTGGTTGTAATGTTGTTTTTGGTTAGAAATGTTTTGACTAAAATAGCTAGTTCTAATGGTATTGAGGTTGCTTCGAAAGAAAAATCTTTACCTTTGTGGAAAGCATATGCTAAAAATCAATTTTTGGTTTTAGTTACCGCAATTTTGTTTTTATTAATGTCTGCATATTTTGCTTACGGGTACTTAATGCAAGTAGGGGTGGATCAAGATTATGAACCAGTTCAGCCAATTCATTATTCTCACAGAATACATGCAGGTGATAACGAGATTGACTGTAAATACTGTCACTCTGCTGCTAGAGTTGGTAAGCATTCTAATATTCCTTCTTTAAATGTGTGTATGAATTGTCATAAAAACATTGGTGAGGTTGCTCCTGAAACTTTGGCTGAAGGAAATGAGTTTGGTGTAGATTATAATGCTGAAATTCAAAAGTTGTATGATGCGGTAGGTTGGGATAAATCAACACAAAAATATACTGGGAAAACTACTCCTGTTAAATGGGTTAGAATTCATAATTTACCAGATTTTGTTTACTTTAATCATTCGCAACACGTAACTGTCGCAGGTGTAGAGTGTCAAACTTGTCATGGTCCTGTTGAAGAGATGGAAATTATGAAGCAGCATTCTCCATTAACAATGGGTTGGTGTGTTAACTGTCACAGAGAAACAAATGTGAAAGTTGAAGATAATGAGTACTATAAAAAAGTACACGAAGAGCTTTCTAAAAAATATGGTGTTAGTAGTCTAACTGCAGCGCAAATGGGAGGTTTAGAATGTGGTAAATGCCACTATTAA
- a CDS encoding TAT-variant-translocated molybdopterin oxidoreductase, with amino-acid sequence MASNKKYWKSVEELNENSSIVETLRNNEFVEQIPVDEFLGDKDSLANASTSRRDFLKYVGFSTAAASLAACEGPVVKSIPYVVQPEEVIPGVADYYATTIADGFDFANILIKTREGRPIKVENNKLEGAISGANARVHASVLSLYDSLRLKQSKIAGKDAAWSEVTSKIKSSLEDAKAKGGNVVLLTNTMASPSTDALIADLIAKYPTVKQVVYDAVSESNALDAFQSVYGVRGLADYDFSKSDVIVSVGADILGDWQGGGFDASYAKGRVPKQGKMSKHIQIEANMSLAGANADKRIPLNVAEQKIALADIYNAVFNGSTPKNAEVAKAAKQLSAAGAKGVVVTGLDDKDAQLLVLAINAKISSEAFNPSSARLTRKGDAKAVAQLVADMNAGSVHTLIMSGVNPVYTLANSKEFLAGLKKVKLSVAFSMKEDETASVTTIAAAAPHYLESWGDVSLSRGHYSVMQPTIRPLFDTKQFQEVLLSLNENATSYHDYLKGFAASQLNGKSWNQTVHDGFSVAEVAPLSASVLEASASASKLASSKSTGLDLVLYTKTGMGDGQQANNPWLQEFPDPITRVSWDNYVTVSKADAEKLGLENWNVANGGLNGSYVTLKVGNATLSNVPVIIQPGQAKGAVGLAFGYGKTASMKQEMQVGVNAYALYANLNANQTVSIAKEDGEHEFACVQLQKTLMGRGDIIKETTLEIFNSKDAAVWNPVPMVSLDHKDTPATEVDLWTSFDRSTGHHFNLSIDLNACTGCGACVIACHAENNVPVVGKDEVRRSRDMHWLRIDRYYSSQDTFDGDNKLKGGTSGLINSVSTLSAMEDPAENPQVAFQPVMCQHCNHAPCETVCPVAATSHGREGQNHMAYNRCVGTRYCANNCPYKVRRFNWFLYNKNSEFDYHMNDDLGRMVLNPDVNVRSRGVMEKCSMCIQMTQSVKLNAKREGRLVKDGEFQTACSAACSSGAMIFGDVNDKDSQVATLVEDDRMYHLLEHIGTKPNVFYHVKVRNDK; translated from the coding sequence ATGGCATCAAACAAAAAATACTGGAAAAGTGTTGAAGAGCTAAACGAAAATAGCTCTATTGTTGAGACGCTAAGAAACAATGAGTTTGTTGAGCAAATTCCTGTAGATGAGTTTTTAGGAGATAAGGATTCACTTGCAAATGCATCAACTTCTCGTCGTGACTTTTTGAAATATGTTGGATTTAGTACTGCTGCTGCTTCGTTGGCTGCTTGTGAAGGTCCAGTTGTAAAATCGATTCCTTATGTAGTGCAACCAGAAGAGGTAATTCCTGGTGTTGCAGATTATTATGCAACAACTATTGCAGATGGTTTTGATTTTGCTAACATTTTAATTAAGACTCGCGAAGGTCGTCCAATTAAAGTTGAAAATAATAAATTAGAAGGAGCAATTTCTGGTGCAAATGCAAGAGTTCATGCTTCTGTACTTTCATTATATGATAGCTTACGTTTAAAGCAATCTAAAATTGCAGGTAAAGACGCTGCTTGGTCAGAAGTTACTTCTAAAATAAAATCTTCATTAGAAGATGCAAAAGCTAAAGGTGGAAATGTAGTGTTATTAACTAATACTATGGCAAGTCCATCTACTGATGCGTTGATTGCTGATTTAATTGCTAAATATCCAACTGTTAAACAAGTAGTTTATGATGCGGTTTCAGAATCAAATGCTTTAGATGCTTTTCAATCTGTTTATGGAGTTAGAGGTTTAGCTGATTATGATTTTTCAAAATCAGATGTAATCGTATCTGTTGGTGCTGATATCTTAGGAGATTGGCAAGGAGGTGGATTTGATGCTTCTTATGCAAAAGGACGTGTGCCTAAGCAAGGTAAAATGTCAAAGCATATTCAAATTGAGGCAAACATGTCTTTAGCTGGTGCTAATGCTGATAAAAGAATTCCTTTAAATGTAGCAGAGCAAAAAATTGCTTTAGCAGACATATACAATGCTGTTTTTAATGGGTCAACTCCAAAGAATGCTGAAGTTGCTAAAGCGGCTAAACAATTAAGTGCTGCTGGTGCAAAAGGGGTTGTGGTTACTGGTTTAGATGATAAAGATGCTCAATTATTAGTTTTAGCTATCAATGCTAAGATTTCTTCTGAGGCATTTAATCCTTCTTCTGCTCGTTTAACTAGAAAGGGAGATGCAAAAGCAGTTGCTCAATTAGTAGCTGATATGAATGCTGGTTCTGTTCATACTTTAATTATGAGTGGTGTTAATCCAGTTTATACGTTAGCTAATTCAAAAGAATTTTTAGCAGGACTTAAAAAAGTGAAACTTTCTGTTGCTTTCTCTATGAAGGAAGATGAAACAGCTAGTGTAACAACTATTGCTGCTGCAGCACCACATTATTTAGAGTCTTGGGGAGATGTATCTCTTTCAAGAGGACATTATAGTGTTATGCAACCAACAATTCGTCCATTATTTGATACAAAACAATTTCAAGAAGTTTTATTGTCATTAAATGAAAATGCTACTTCTTATCACGATTATTTAAAAGGTTTTGCTGCAAGTCAGTTAAATGGTAAATCATGGAATCAAACGGTTCATGATGGTTTTTCTGTTGCTGAAGTTGCACCATTGTCTGCAAGTGTTTTAGAAGCTTCTGCTTCTGCTTCAAAATTAGCTTCTTCAAAATCTACTGGTCTTGATTTAGTATTGTATACTAAAACTGGGATGGGTGATGGTCAACAAGCAAATAATCCTTGGTTACAAGAATTTCCAGATCCTATCACAAGAGTTTCTTGGGATAATTATGTTACAGTTTCTAAAGCTGATGCTGAAAAATTAGGATTAGAAAACTGGAATGTTGCTAATGGAGGTTTAAATGGTAGTTATGTAACTTTAAAAGTTGGAAATGCAACTTTAAGTAATGTACCAGTTATCATTCAGCCTGGTCAAGCAAAAGGTGCTGTTGGTTTAGCTTTTGGTTACGGTAAAACAGCTTCAATGAAACAAGAAATGCAAGTAGGTGTTAATGCATATGCTTTATACGCTAACTTAAATGCAAATCAAACTGTTTCGATTGCTAAAGAAGATGGTGAACATGAATTTGCTTGTGTTCAATTACAAAAGACATTAATGGGTAGAGGTGATATTATCAAAGAAACTACCTTAGAAATATTTAATTCTAAAGATGCTGCTGTTTGGAATCCAGTTCCTATGGTTTCTTTAGATCATAAAGATACTCCTGCTACAGAAGTTGATTTATGGACTTCATTTGACAGGTCTACAGGTCATCATTTCAATTTATCAATTGATTTGAATGCTTGTACTGGATGTGGAGCTTGTGTTATTGCATGTCATGCAGAAAACAATGTTCCTGTTGTTGGTAAAGATGAAGTAAGAAGAAGTAGAGATATGCACTGGTTGCGTATTGATAGATACTATTCTTCTCAAGATACTTTTGATGGAGATAACAAACTTAAAGGAGGAACTTCAGGTCTTATAAACTCTGTAAGTACTTTGTCTGCAATGGAAGATCCTGCAGAAAATCCTCAAGTGGCTTTCCAGCCAGTAATGTGTCAACACTGTAATCACGCTCCATGTGAGACAGTTTGTCCTGTTGCTGCTACATCTCATGGTAGAGAAGGTCAAAACCATATGGCATACAATCGTTGTGTAGGTACTCGTTACTGTGCAAACAACTGTCCATATAAAGTAAGAAGATTCAACTGGTTCTTATACAATAAAAACAGCGAATTTGATTATCATATGAATGATGATTTAGGACGTATGGTATTAAACCCAGATGTTAATGTTCGTTCACGTGGAGTTATGGAGAAATGTTCTATGTGTATCCAGATGACTCAATCTGTTAAGTTAAACGCTAAGCGTGAAGGTAGATTAGTTAAAGATGGTGAATTCCAAACAGCTTGTTCTGCAGCTTGTTCAAGTGGGGCAATGATTTTTGGAGACGTAAATGATAAAGATAGTCAAGTAGCTACTTTAGTAGAAGATGACCGAATGTATCATTTATTAGAACACATTGGTACAAAACCAAATGTATTCTACCATGTTAAAGTTAGAAACGATAAATAA
- a CDS encoding DUF3341 domain-containing protein, with the protein MSNKVIHAIYNDDDVLMDAVKQTRAAHHHIEEVYTPFPVHGLDKAMGLAPTRIAIASFMYGLVGISIATFMMSFIMIHDWPQDIGGKPSFSYLENMPAFVPIMFEMTVFFAAHLMVITFYMRSKLWPFKQAENPDVRTTDDHFLMEVGVHGNEEELISFFHSTGAVEVKVIEKH; encoded by the coding sequence ATGAGTAATAAAGTTATACACGCTATATATAATGATGATGATGTTTTAATGGATGCTGTAAAGCAAACAAGAGCAGCTCATCATCATATCGAAGAGGTTTATACACCTTTTCCAGTACACGGATTAGATAAAGCTATGGGGTTAGCTCCAACGAGAATTGCAATTGCATCATTTATGTATGGTTTAGTTGGGATTTCAATTGCAACTTTTATGATGAGTTTTATTATGATTCATGATTGGCCACAAGATATTGGTGGTAAACCAAGTTTTAGTTATTTAGAAAATATGCCGGCATTCGTGCCAATTATGTTTGAAATGACAGTTTTTTTTGCAGCCCATTTAATGGTAATTACTTTTTACATGAGAAGTAAGTTATGGCCATTTAAACAAGCTGAAAATCCTGATGTAAGAACTACAGATGATCATTTTTTAATGGAAGTTGGAGTTCATGGAAACGAGGAAGAATTAATTTCTTTTTTCCATTCAACAGGTGCGGTAGAAGTTAAAGTAATCGAAAAGCATTAA
- the nrfD gene encoding NrfD/PsrC family molybdoenzyme membrane anchor subunit, whose amino-acid sequence MSSHYEAPIRKPLVVGSKSYHDVTVDVAAPVEGRANKQWWIVFSIALAAFLYGLGCMIYTVSTGIGTWGLNKTVGWAWDITNFVWWVGIGHAGTLISAVLLLFRQKWRMAINRSAEAMTIFSVMQAGLFPIIHMGRPWLGYWVLPIPNQFGSLWVNFNSPLLWDVFAISTYLSVSLVFWWTGLLPDFAMLRDRAITPFTKRVYSILSFGWSGRAKDWQRFEEVSLVLAGLATPLVLSVHTIVSFDFATSVIPGWHTTILPPYFVAGAIFSGFAMVNTLLIIMRKVSNLEDYITVQHIELMNIVIMITGSIVGCAYITELFIAWYSGVEYEQYAFLNRATGPYWWSYWLMMTCNVISPQVMWFKKIRTSIMASFIISIVVNVGMWFERFVIIVTSLHRDYLPSSWTMFQPTFVDAGIFIGTIGFFFVLFLLYSRSFPVIAQAEVKTILKSSGDNYKREREENGHNHSDNH is encoded by the coding sequence ATGTCGTCTCATTACGAAGCACCCATTAGAAAACCTTTAGTAGTAGGAAGTAAATCCTACCACGATGTTACTGTAGATGTTGCTGCACCTGTTGAAGGTAGAGCTAATAAACAATGGTGGATTGTATTTTCAATCGCATTAGCAGCTTTCCTTTACGGATTAGGTTGTATGATATATACCGTATCTACAGGTATAGGAACTTGGGGATTAAATAAAACAGTTGGTTGGGCTTGGGATATTACTAACTTCGTTTGGTGGGTTGGTATTGGTCATGCCGGAACCTTAATTTCAGCAGTATTACTATTGTTCCGTCAAAAATGGAGAATGGCTATTAACCGTTCTGCAGAAGCTATGACGATTTTTTCTGTAATGCAAGCTGGTTTGTTCCCTATTATTCACATGGGACGTCCATGGTTAGGATATTGGGTATTACCTATTCCAAATCAATTTGGTTCATTATGGGTTAATTTTAACTCTCCATTACTTTGGGACGTATTTGCAATTTCAACGTATTTATCAGTATCATTAGTTTTCTGGTGGACTGGTTTATTACCTGACTTTGCAATGCTTAGAGATAGAGCGATAACTCCTTTCACAAAAAGAGTATACTCAATTTTATCTTTCGGATGGAGTGGTAGAGCAAAAGATTGGCAACGTTTTGAAGAAGTATCATTGGTGTTAGCTGGTTTGGCTACTCCTCTTGTACTTTCTGTACACACAATTGTATCTTTTGACTTTGCAACTTCTGTTATTCCAGGTTGGCACACAACAATTCTTCCTCCTTATTTCGTAGCAGGAGCTATTTTCTCTGGATTTGCAATGGTAAATACATTGTTAATTATTATGAGAAAAGTATCTAACTTAGAAGACTATATTACAGTACAACACATCGAATTAATGAATATTGTAATCATGATTACAGGTTCTATTGTTGGTTGTGCTTACATCACTGAGTTATTCATTGCATGGTACTCTGGAGTAGAATATGAACAATACGCATTCTTAAATAGAGCAACTGGTCCTTACTGGTGGTCTTACTGGTTAATGATGACTTGTAATGTTATTTCTCCACAAGTTATGTGGTTTAAGAAAATTAGAACAAGTATTATGGCTTCGTTTATTATCTCTATCGTTGTAAACGTGGGTATGTGGTTTGAGCGTTTCGTAATTATTGTAACATCTTTACATAGAGATTATTTACCATCATCTTGGACTATGTTTCAACCAACATTTGTCGATGCAGGTATTTTTATAGGAACAATCGGATTCTTCTTTGTATTATTTTTATTATATTCTAGAAGTTTCCCTGTAATTGCTCAAGCAGAGGTTAAAACCATTTTAAAATCTTCTGGAGATAATTATAAAAGAGAAAGAGAAGAAAACGGTCACAATCATTCAGATAATCATTAA
- a CDS encoding quinol:cytochrome C oxidoreductase gives MYTFSSKLKTFSFILMIVGLIGIGVGFMNAPKTIEEVEQIVNAEHGHDAHAETTIHHDADSHDAHADAEHKEHLEHVLHQLQNKPWAAFYVACIFFMLLSLGVLAFYAIQYVAQAGWSPVLFRVMEGITSYLLPGSIIFFLVLVLSGMHFNHLFVWMDDAVVAKDHLLQGKVGFLNVPFFLIRAVIFLGFWNLYRYFSRKNSIAQDNAIDNSFFKKNFNISAMFLVFFIISESMMSWDWIMSVDPHWYSTLFGWYVFASFFVSGITTIALITLYLKSKGLLPEVNTSHIHDLAKFMFGISIFWTYLWFSQFMLIWYSNIPEEVTYFITRIEDYNLPFFGMLVMNFIFPLLILINTDFKRLTWIIVMAGIVILFGHYIDFFNMIMPATVGDQWFIGIPEISSLFFFLGLFIFVVFTALTKAPLVAKRNPYIEESKHFHY, from the coding sequence ATGTATACATTTTCAAGTAAATTAAAAACTTTTTCTTTTATCCTTATGATTGTAGGGTTAATTGGTATTGGGGTTGGCTTTATGAATGCTCCAAAAACTATTGAAGAAGTTGAACAGATAGTAAACGCTGAACATGGACATGATGCTCATGCAGAAACAACAATCCATCATGATGCTGATTCTCACGATGCACATGCAGATGCAGAACACAAAGAACATTTAGAGCATGTATTACATCAATTGCAAAATAAGCCTTGGGCTGCTTTTTATGTTGCTTGTATTTTCTTTATGTTGCTTTCTTTAGGGGTTTTAGCTTTTTATGCTATTCAATATGTTGCGCAGGCAGGTTGGTCTCCAGTTCTTTTTAGGGTAATGGAAGGTATTACAAGTTATTTGTTACCAGGTTCTATTATTTTCTTTTTAGTTTTAGTATTATCGGGTATGCATTTTAATCATTTATTTGTTTGGATGGATGATGCGGTGGTTGCTAAAGATCATTTATTACAAGGTAAAGTAGGCTTTTTAAATGTTCCATTCTTTTTAATAAGAGCTGTTATATTTTTAGGGTTTTGGAATTTATATCGTTATTTTTCTAGAAAAAATTCTATTGCTCAAGATAATGCTATTGATAATTCATTCTTCAAAAAGAATTTTAATATCTCTGCGATGTTTTTAGTATTCTTTATTATTTCTGAATCTATGATGTCTTGGGATTGGATTATGTCTGTTGATCCTCATTGGTATAGTACTTTATTTGGATGGTATGTTTTTGCTAGTTTCTTTGTAAGCGGTATAACTACTATTGCATTAATTACTTTATACTTAAAGTCCAAAGGTTTGTTACCGGAGGTAAATACAAGTCATATCCATGATTTAGCTAAATTCATGTTTGGAATTAGTATTTTCTGGACTTATTTATGGTTTTCTCAATTTATGTTAATTTGGTATTCAAATATTCCTGAAGAAGTTACTTATTTTATAACTAGAATAGAAGATTATAATTTACCGTTTTTTGGAATGTTAGTTATGAACTTTATATTCCCATTGTTAATTTTAATCAATACTGATTTTAAACGATTAACATGGATTATTGTAATGGCTGGTATTGTTATATTATTTGGTCATTATATTGATTTTTTCAATATGATTATGCCTGCAACGGTTGGTGATCAATGGTTTATTGGTATTCCAGAAATTAGCTCATTATTTTTCTTCTTAGGGTTATTTATTTTTGTTGTATTTACTGCTTTAACTAAAGCGCCTCTTGTAGCAAAAAGAAACCCTTATATTGAAGAGAGCAAACATTTTCATTATTAA
- a CDS encoding c-type cytochrome, with the protein MKSLYKIVGVLGLSFLATSCFDKSKPNYQFFPNMYESVAYETYSESESFNSKNGLKGKEGQLPAEGSVKRGFVPYEIPNTPEGYALSKTITSSPLDSISKNEEKGKELFNIYCAICHGEKGDGKGTLVKREKFLGVPSYADREISSGSIFHVVTYGLNSMGSHANQLSQEERWVVADYVLKLKSEL; encoded by the coding sequence ATGAAAAGCTTATATAAAATAGTAGGTGTATTAGGTTTGTCTTTCTTAGCAACTTCTTGCTTTGATAAGTCGAAGCCAAACTACCAATTTTTCCCTAATATGTATGAATCAGTTGCATATGAAACTTATTCGGAATCAGAATCATTTAATTCTAAAAATGGTTTAAAAGGAAAAGAAGGTCAATTACCTGCAGAAGGTTCTGTTAAAAGAGGATTTGTTCCTTATGAAATTCCAAATACTCCGGAAGGTTACGCCCTTTCTAAAACCATTACTAGTTCGCCTTTAGACAGTATTTCTAAAAACGAAGAGAAAGGTAAAGAATTGTTCAATATTTATTGTGCAATTTGTCATGGTGAGAAAGGTGACGGAAAAGGGACTTTAGTTAAAAGAGAGAAGTTCTTAGGAGTTCCTAGCTATGCTGATAGAGAAATATCTAGTGGAAGTATATTTCACGTAGTTACTTATGGATTAAATTCTATGGGTTCTCATGCAAATCAACTTTCTCAAGAGGAAAGATGGGTAGTTGCTGATTACGTTTTGAAATTGAAGTCTGAATTATAA